In the genome of Opitutia bacterium KCR 482, one region contains:
- the trpC gene encoding indole-3-glycerol phosphate synthase TrpC, protein MSDILETIRDASRADLDAAKKRLPFAELLSAAEKTPRAASFKNALRARGGNPAVIAEMKKASPSAGLIRADFEPSKLCVELESAGASALSVLTERNYFLGSLEFLRDAATRVKIPLLRKDFIFDEYQIAEAKAAGASAVLLIAKMLKKPDFKRLFDFAKSLSLDVLAEAHDEAEIAAALDCGADIVGVNCRNLRTFGLDFSVSERLLKTLPDCVVKVAESGVDSRETLLRARGAGADAALVGTALMKEQSPSEALKKLLGAL, encoded by the coding sequence ATGAGCGACATTCTCGAAACAATCCGCGACGCCTCCCGCGCCGATTTGGACGCGGCGAAAAAACGCCTTCCCTTTGCGGAGCTTCTTTCCGCCGCCGAAAAAACGCCCCGCGCGGCGTCGTTCAAAAACGCCCTGCGCGCGCGCGGCGGCAACCCCGCGGTAATCGCCGAAATGAAAAAGGCGTCGCCGTCGGCTGGGCTTATCCGCGCCGACTTCGAGCCGTCGAAACTTTGTGTTGAGCTGGAGTCGGCTGGGGCGTCCGCGCTGTCGGTGCTTACCGAGCGCAACTATTTTCTAGGAAGCCTCGAATTTCTGCGCGACGCCGCAACCCGCGTGAAAATTCCGCTTTTGCGCAAGGATTTCATTTTCGACGAATACCAGATTGCCGAGGCGAAAGCCGCGGGGGCGTCCGCGGTGCTTCTCATCGCAAAAATGCTTAAAAAGCCCGACTTCAAGCGGCTCTTCGACTTCGCAAAATCGCTCTCGCTCGACGTTCTCGCCGAGGCGCACGACGAAGCGGAAATCGCCGCCGCCCTCGACTGCGGTGCGGACATCGTCGGCGTGAACTGCCGCAACCTGCGCACGTTCGGGCTTGATTTTTCGGTTTCTGAACGCCTGCTGAAAACGCTGCCCGATTGCGTCGTGAAAGTGGCGGAAAGCGGCGTGGACTCTCGCGAAACGCTGTTGCGCGCGCGCGGCGCGGGGGCGGACGCCGCACTTGTGGGAACCGCGCTGATGAAGGAGCAATCGCCGTCTGAGGCGTTGAAAAAACTTTTGGGGGCGCTGTGA
- a CDS encoding aminodeoxychorismate/anthranilate synthase component II, with amino-acid sequence MVLLIDNYDSFTYNLSHYLQTLGADVRVVRNDAMTADGLFGLGASAVVVSPGPSSPKNAGVCVEFIQKFAGRVPMFGVCLGMQSIGCAFGGKIVRAMRTMHGKVSKIEHDGRGCFKGIASPMSVVRYHSLAVERATLPPCLEVSAQAEDGEIMALRHREYLIEGVQFHPESILTYGGKRILANFLEEADAK; translated from the coding sequence ATGGTACTTCTTATTGACAATTACGATTCGTTCACATACAACCTGTCGCACTATTTGCAGACTCTCGGCGCGGACGTGCGCGTGGTGAGAAACGACGCGATGACCGCGGACGGGCTTTTCGGACTGGGAGCGTCGGCTGTGGTCGTCTCCCCCGGGCCGAGTTCGCCCAAAAACGCGGGTGTGTGCGTCGAGTTCATTCAGAAATTCGCGGGGCGCGTGCCGATGTTCGGCGTGTGCCTCGGCATGCAGTCGATAGGCTGCGCGTTCGGCGGCAAAATCGTCAGGGCGATGCGCACAATGCACGGCAAGGTAAGCAAAATAGAGCACGACGGCAGGGGCTGCTTCAAGGGAATAGCGTCGCCGATGTCGGTGGTTCGCTACCATTCGCTCGCGGTCGAACGCGCGACTCTTCCGCCGTGCCTCGAAGTTTCGGCTCAGGCTGAGGACGGCGAAATCATGGCTCTGCGCCACAGGGAGTATCTGATTGAGGGCGTGCAGTTCCACCCCGAATCGATTCTGACTTACGGCGGCAAGCGCATTCTCGCAAACTTTCTCGAAGAGGCCGACGCAAAATGA
- a CDS encoding CD225/dispanin family protein, which translates to MEELQDKVKKYMLLGILATVFCMPPAGVAAVYYAGRANTFIALDNPAKAMMAAEKAKFWGLAAVVLGAAVYLCALAASLF; encoded by the coding sequence ATGGAAGAACTGCAAGACAAAGTAAAAAAATACATGCTCCTCGGCATTCTCGCGACGGTGTTCTGCATGCCGCCCGCGGGGGTCGCCGCCGTCTACTACGCGGGGCGGGCAAACACGTTCATCGCCCTCGACAACCCCGCAAAGGCGATGATGGCGGCGGAAAAGGCGAAATTCTGGGGGCTTGCGGCGGTCGTTCTCGGCGCGGCGGTCTACCTCTGCGCCCTTGCGGCGTCGCTTTTCTAA
- the trpB gene encoding tryptophan synthase subunit beta, with product MNTETKKGKFGIYGGQYVAETLMSALNELEREFYNAIADPAFNAEYAALLKDYVGRPSPLYYAKRLTEYCGGARIFLKREDLNHTGAHKVNNTIGQVLLARRMGKRRLIAETGAGMHGVATATVAALFGMPCEVFMGAEDVRRQAQNVGRMKMLGAKLVAVEVEHGTATLKDAMNEALREWVATVDDTFYVIGTAAGPHPYPTMVKEFQSVIGRETKAQMAEKFGRLPTQVVACVGGGSNAIGMFAPFIDEPSVALYGAEAAGDGVETGRHAASLSAGTVGVLHGNKTYLLQDEFGQILDTHSVSAGLDYPGVGPEHSHLRDTGRARYVPIDDEQAVDAFRKLCRLEGIIPALESSHAVALAMRNARELSQDDVIVVSLSGRGDKDMNSVMEYLNRK from the coding sequence ATGAATACGGAAACGAAAAAAGGAAAGTTCGGAATCTACGGCGGACAGTACGTCGCCGAGACCCTCATGAGCGCGCTCAACGAGCTTGAACGCGAATTTTACAACGCCATCGCCGACCCCGCCTTCAACGCGGAATACGCCGCGCTTCTCAAAGACTACGTTGGCAGGCCGTCGCCGCTTTACTACGCCAAGCGGCTCACGGAATACTGCGGCGGCGCGCGCATTTTTCTCAAACGCGAGGACTTGAACCATACGGGCGCGCACAAGGTAAACAACACAATCGGGCAGGTGCTTCTCGCCCGCAGAATGGGCAAGCGCAGGCTCATCGCCGAAACGGGCGCGGGCATGCACGGCGTGGCGACGGCGACGGTTGCCGCGCTCTTCGGAATGCCATGCGAGGTCTTCATGGGCGCGGAGGACGTAAGGCGTCAGGCGCAGAACGTGGGGCGCATGAAAATGCTCGGCGCAAAGCTCGTGGCGGTCGAGGTCGAACACGGAACGGCGACGCTAAAAGACGCCATGAACGAGGCTCTCCGCGAGTGGGTCGCGACCGTAGACGATACTTTCTACGTCATAGGCACGGCGGCCGGACCGCACCCGTACCCGACGATGGTCAAGGAATTCCAGTCCGTCATCGGGCGCGAGACGAAGGCGCAGATGGCTGAAAAATTCGGGCGTCTGCCCACGCAGGTCGTGGCGTGCGTCGGCGGCGGAAGCAACGCAATCGGCATGTTCGCGCCGTTTATCGACGAGCCGTCGGTCGCGCTCTACGGAGCGGAGGCGGCGGGCGACGGCGTCGAAACGGGCAGGCACGCGGCGAGCCTCAGCGCGGGGACGGTCGGCGTCCTCCACGGAAACAAGACCTACCTTTTGCAGGACGAATTCGGGCAGATTCTCGACACGCACTCGGTGTCGGCGGGGCTTGACTACCCCGGAGTCGGTCCCGAACACTCGCATTTGAGGGACACGGGGCGCGCCCGCTACGTTCCGATTGACGACGAACAGGCGGTCGACGCGTTCCGGAAACTCTGCCGCTTGGAGGGAATTATCCCCGCGTTGGAGTCGTCGCACGCGGTGGCTCTTGCGATGCGGAACGCGCGTGAGCTTTCGCAGGACGACGTAATCGTCGTCTCCCTTTCCGGGCGCGGCGACAAGGACATGAATTCCGTAATGGAGTATCTTAACAGAAAATAG
- a CDS encoding phosphoribosylanthranilate isomerase gives MKIKICGVSNVGDALKISESGADYVGLIFAEKSPRLVSESEARAIASAGLSAKLVGVFVDSPAEFVRRAVGEYGLAAVQLHGSENADYIKSLRGCGAEIWRAVWLSSRGDVAAAAEIECGKLVVDSSRGASRGGTGLTANWDLARELASVRDVFLAGGISFANARAAIEQVAPYGLDLNSAVEISPRKKDTDLISKYLKTIK, from the coding sequence GTGAAAATCAAAATTTGCGGAGTTTCTAACGTCGGCGACGCCCTGAAAATTTCGGAGTCGGGCGCGGACTATGTCGGACTCATCTTCGCCGAAAAAAGTCCGAGGCTCGTTTCGGAGTCGGAAGCCCGCGCGATTGCGTCGGCGGGGCTTTCGGCAAAGCTCGTCGGCGTTTTCGTGGATTCGCCCGCCGAATTTGTCCGCCGCGCGGTCGGCGAATACGGGCTTGCGGCGGTTCAGCTGCACGGTTCGGAAAACGCCGATTACATAAAGTCGCTGCGCGGCTGCGGCGCGGAAATATGGAGGGCGGTTTGGCTTTCCTCGCGCGGAGACGTCGCGGCGGCGGCGGAAATCGAGTGCGGAAAACTCGTCGTCGATTCCTCGCGCGGCGCGTCGCGCGGCGGCACGGGGCTTACCGCAAACTGGGATTTGGCGCGGGAGCTTGCGTCGGTTCGCGACGTATTTTTGGCGGGAGGAATCTCTTTCGCAAACGCCCGCGCCGCAATCGAACAGGTCGCCCCCTACGGACTCGACCTCAACAGCGCGGTTGAAATATCGCCCCGCAAAAAGGATACGGATTTAATTTCAAAATATTTAAAAACCATAAAATAA
- the rpsA gene encoding 30S ribosomal protein S1 — MNNVMEELLANSSFAELKQGSIIKGKIIEIRQNEVVVDIGGKSEGVVSVSEFIDINDVQVGQEIEVLLEKLEDREGNPVISYDKAQQKKNWEEILANCQEGAILPGRVKAKVKGGLIVSIGVDSFLPASQIDVQPPKNLDQYVGQTYDFKVVKINAERKNIVVSRRELIEEQRAEKRRKLLSEVKPGDIRRGVVKNITDYGAFIDLDGLDGLLHITDMSWGRISHPSEMVKVGEEVSVMIIEVDQERERVSLGLKQTTSNPWENIERKYPVGAHVRGKVVNLVNYGAFIELEEGVEGLVHITEFSWTKRITKPSEVLKVGDEVEAVVLSIAKDEQKISLGLRQLEENPWEMAVHNYPVGAHVRGKVRNLTTYGAFVELEEGIDGMVHVSDMSWTRKINHPSEMLKKGDEVDAIVLLVDPENQRISLGIKQLSVDPWEEIDSLFKIGDLVKGKVSKITNYGAFVELQNDIDGLVHISQISEEHVDKIKDHLKVGDEVTARVVKIDRDERRIGLSIKAAQYDADKLAEEVAAFEKIRKDQDLTSLGDLLDEATKE; from the coding sequence ATGAACAACGTAATGGAAGAATTGCTGGCCAACAGCAGTTTTGCCGAACTCAAACAAGGCTCTATCATCAAGGGCAAAATCATCGAAATCCGCCAGAACGAAGTCGTAGTCGACATCGGCGGCAAAAGCGAAGGCGTCGTATCGGTAAGCGAATTTATCGACATCAACGACGTTCAGGTCGGTCAGGAAATCGAAGTTTTGTTGGAAAAACTCGAAGACCGCGAAGGCAATCCCGTAATCTCCTACGACAAAGCCCAGCAGAAGAAGAACTGGGAGGAAATCCTCGCCAACTGTCAGGAAGGCGCAATCCTCCCCGGGCGCGTCAAGGCGAAAGTCAAGGGCGGTCTCATCGTCAGCATCGGTGTAGACTCGTTCCTGCCCGCTTCGCAAATCGACGTCCAGCCCCCGAAGAATTTGGACCAGTACGTCGGACAGACCTACGACTTCAAAGTCGTTAAAATCAACGCCGAACGCAAGAACATCGTCGTTTCGCGCCGCGAACTCATCGAAGAACAGCGCGCCGAAAAACGCCGCAAGCTCCTTTCCGAAGTCAAGCCCGGCGACATTCGCAGAGGCGTCGTAAAGAACATTACCGACTACGGAGCGTTCATCGACCTCGACGGTCTCGACGGACTCCTCCACATCACCGACATGAGCTGGGGCAGAATCTCGCACCCCTCGGAAATGGTGAAAGTCGGCGAAGAAGTTTCGGTCATGATTATCGAAGTAGACCAGGAACGCGAACGCGTATCCCTCGGCCTCAAACAGACCACTTCGAACCCGTGGGAAAACATCGAACGCAAGTACCCCGTTGGCGCGCACGTCCGCGGCAAGGTTGTAAACCTCGTCAACTACGGCGCGTTTATCGAGCTCGAAGAAGGCGTGGAAGGCTTGGTTCACATCACGGAATTCTCGTGGACAAAGCGCATCACGAAACCCTCCGAAGTGCTTAAAGTCGGCGACGAAGTCGAAGCGGTTGTCCTCAGCATCGCAAAGGACGAACAGAAGATTTCGCTCGGTCTGCGCCAGCTCGAAGAAAATCCCTGGGAAATGGCCGTCCACAACTACCCCGTGGGCGCGCATGTCCGCGGCAAGGTTCGCAACCTCACAACCTACGGCGCGTTCGTCGAACTCGAAGAAGGCATCGACGGCATGGTTCACGTCTCCGACATGAGCTGGACGCGCAAAATCAACCACCCCTCGGAAATGCTCAAAAAGGGCGACGAAGTCGACGCCATCGTGCTCCTCGTCGATCCCGAAAACCAGCGCATTTCGCTCGGCATCAAGCAGCTCTCCGTCGACCCGTGGGAAGAAATCGATTCGCTCTTCAAAATCGGCGACTTGGTTAAGGGCAAGGTCAGCAAAATCACAAACTACGGCGCGTTTGTCGAACTCCAAAACGACATCGACGGTCTGGTTCACATCAGCCAAATCAGCGAAGAACACGTCGACAAGATTAAAGACCACCTCAAAGTGGGCGACGAAGTTACCGCTCGCGTCGTGAAAATCGACCGCGACGAACGCCGCATCGGGCTGTCCATCAAGGCCGCCCAGTACGACGCCGACAAGCTCGCGGAAGAAGTTGCGGCTTTCGAAAAAATCCGCAAAGACCAAGACCTCACCTCTCTCGGCGACCTCTTGGACGAAGCCACAAAAGAATAA
- the trpE gene encoding anthranilate synthase component I — translation MTPTFEQFKKYASDSNVIPVYAELLADLETPVSVFAKLDGLENCFLFESAENVDNWGRYSFIGFAPRATFSLVGRKSVLAFADGRKVESTSEEGLAPLAPLRDYLASRKPARLDTLPRFFGGAVGYFGYECVGLFEKLPDPKGERKFDDAFFGIYDDIIIFDNLRHTAKIVACANIDEFDSLEAAYRDACARVEKMSEIYKSPRRRPLTAQNIGEIRLKSNMSHDDFCDMVEKAKEYIKQGEIIQVVPSQRFSTDAPIDPIAAYRALRLINPSPYMFCLKLGEKYLVGSSPETLLRFCDGKAHVRPIAGTRRRGSDENEDMRLASELLSNEKERAEHLMLVDLGRNDLSRFCEAGSVQVGDFMSVERYSHVMHLVSDVSGEVKKGVDAFDALAAAFPAGTLSGAPKIRAMQIINELEPERRGCYGGAVGYIGYDGNMDLAITIRTLQICDGITSVQAGAGIVYDSVPEFEYEETRMKARAVARAIEAAHNLESLDVAELERK, via the coding sequence ATGACACCAACATTCGAACAATTCAAAAAGTACGCTTCGGACTCGAACGTAATCCCCGTCTACGCCGAATTGCTCGCCGACTTGGAAACGCCCGTTTCGGTTTTCGCCAAGCTCGACGGACTCGAAAACTGCTTTCTTTTCGAGAGCGCGGAAAACGTCGACAACTGGGGGCGTTATTCGTTCATAGGCTTCGCGCCCCGCGCGACGTTTTCGCTTGTCGGGAGGAAGTCGGTGCTTGCGTTCGCCGACGGACGCAAGGTTGAATCGACTTCCGAAGAGGGGCTTGCGCCGCTCGCGCCGCTTCGCGACTATCTTGCCTCGCGCAAGCCCGCAAGGCTCGACACCCTTCCGCGCTTTTTCGGCGGGGCGGTCGGCTACTTCGGCTACGAGTGCGTGGGGCTTTTCGAAAAGCTCCCCGATCCCAAGGGCGAGCGCAAGTTCGACGACGCGTTCTTCGGCATCTACGACGACATCATAATTTTCGACAACCTCCGCCACACGGCGAAAATCGTCGCGTGCGCGAACATAGACGAATTCGACTCTCTCGAAGCCGCCTACCGCGACGCCTGCGCGAGGGTCGAAAAAATGTCCGAAATCTACAAGTCGCCGCGCCGCCGCCCGCTGACCGCGCAGAACATCGGCGAGATTCGCCTGAAATCGAACATGTCGCACGACGACTTCTGCGATATGGTAGAAAAGGCGAAAGAGTATATAAAGCAGGGTGAAATCATACAGGTGGTGCCGTCGCAGCGCTTCTCGACCGACGCGCCCATCGACCCGATTGCCGCATACCGCGCCCTCAGGCTCATAAATCCGTCGCCCTACATGTTCTGCCTTAAACTCGGCGAAAAATACCTTGTCGGCTCGTCGCCCGAAACGCTTTTGCGCTTCTGCGACGGCAAGGCGCACGTCCGCCCGATTGCGGGCACGCGCCGCAGAGGCTCGGACGAAAACGAGGACATGCGCCTTGCCTCCGAATTGCTCTCGAACGAAAAGGAACGCGCCGAGCACCTCATGCTCGTTGACTTGGGGCGCAACGACCTCTCGCGCTTCTGCGAGGCGGGCAGCGTTCAGGTGGGCGACTTCATGTCGGTCGAGCGGTACTCGCACGTCATGCACCTGGTTTCCGACGTTTCGGGCGAAGTCAAAAAGGGCGTGGACGCGTTCGACGCGCTCGCGGCGGCTTTCCCAGCGGGCACTCTTTCGGGAGCGCCGAAAATCCGCGCAATGCAGATTATAAACGAGCTTGAACCCGAACGCCGCGGCTGCTACGGCGGGGCTGTCGGCTACATCGGCTACGACGGCAACATGGACTTGGCGATTACAATCAGAACCCTCCAAATCTGCGACGGCATTACGTCGGTGCAGGCGGGCGCGGGCATTGTCTACGACTCCGTTCCCGAATTCGAGTACGAGGAAACCCGCATGAAAGCCCGCGCCGTGGCGAGGGCGATCGAAGCCGCGCACAATTTGGAATCGCTCGACGTCGCCGAGCTGGAAAGGAAATAG
- a CDS encoding CD225/dispanin family protein codes for MENEYGEIPTRLVPAILATVFCCLPFGIMAVYHSSQTESALLAGNRRAAAESSQAAKNWILVSLFAGLSVYAIGLIIWICAALALSTLD; via the coding sequence ATGGAAAACGAATACGGCGAAATCCCGACAAGGCTTGTCCCCGCAATTTTGGCGACGGTGTTCTGCTGCCTGCCGTTCGGCATAATGGCGGTGTACCACTCGTCGCAGACGGAATCAGCTCTGCTTGCGGGCAACCGCAGGGCGGCGGCGGAGTCTTCTCAGGCGGCGAAAAACTGGATTCTGGTTTCGCTGTTCGCGGGGCTTTCGGTATACGCGATAGGGCTTATCATCTGGATTTGCGCGGCACTGGCGTTGTCCACACTCGACTAA
- the trpA gene encoding tryptophan synthase subunit alpha, whose translation MTSKLFEKLARENRAALVVFVSCGDPNIEFSEKLIERICASGADIIELGVPFSDPMADGKTIQAASRRALNGGATLEKVVALAKRLRSRGVETPFVMFSYFNPIFKLGVEKTVDECAAAGIDSLLVVDVPLEEADEVVSVASPKGIEFIPLAAPTSSPDRIRKISEKGAGFLYYVTVAGVTGARGALPEGIAARLAEVRKASVLPVAAGFGISNPEMAHAAAESADAVVVGSKFVDLAYKTYVERGEAAALDAAADFVSSLAAQMKR comes from the coding sequence ATGACTTCAAAGCTTTTTGAAAAACTCGCAAGGGAAAACAGGGCGGCGCTCGTCGTATTCGTAAGCTGCGGCGACCCGAATATCGAATTTTCCGAAAAATTGATAGAACGCATCTGCGCGTCGGGCGCGGACATTATCGAACTCGGCGTGCCGTTCTCCGACCCCATGGCGGACGGCAAGACGATTCAGGCGGCGAGCCGCCGCGCCCTCAACGGCGGCGCGACGCTCGAAAAGGTTGTTGCTCTCGCAAAACGCCTGCGTTCGCGCGGGGTGGAAACGCCGTTCGTGATGTTCTCGTACTTCAACCCGATTTTCAAGCTCGGCGTCGAAAAGACCGTAGACGAATGCGCCGCCGCGGGCATTGACTCTCTGCTTGTTGTGGACGTCCCGTTGGAGGAGGCCGACGAGGTCGTCTCCGTGGCGTCGCCGAAAGGGATAGAGTTCATACCGCTCGCGGCTCCGACGTCGTCGCCCGACCGCATTCGGAAGATTTCGGAAAAGGGCGCGGGCTTCCTTTATTACGTAACTGTGGCGGGCGTAACGGGCGCGCGCGGGGCATTGCCAGAGGGCATTGCCGCAAGGCTCGCGGAAGTCCGCAAGGCGTCGGTTTTGCCGGTGGCGGCGGGCTTCGGAATCTCGAACCCCGAAATGGCGCACGCGGCGGCGGAGAGCGCGGACGCTGTCGTTGTGGGCAGCAAGTTCGTGGATTTGGCGTACAAGACATACGTCGAACGCGGCGAGGCGGCGGCGTTGGACGCAGCGGCGGACTTCGTCTCGTCGCTTGCGGCGCAGATGAAAAGATAG
- the trpD gene encoding anthranilate phosphoribosyltransferase, producing the protein MNAECTLRALRKIANTRANLSADESRAVFDEIMGGEVDDRTLAAFLTALKMKGETVDEIVGAASAMRKRAAFVNAGAYAPIDTCGTGGDGMDTFNISTTSAFIVAGAGVGVAKHGNRAATSKCGSGDVLAALGFNLDVHPEVMEHCLQENGIAFLFAPKMHPAMRYAAPVRKALGFRTAFNLLGPLVNPAGATGQVVGVFDASMTEFVAECLKRLGGRRAFVIHGDDGLDEISPCAPTKVSELKNGFVKTYEFNPLKYIPNLADMSELRGGDPAENAEITRGILDGKIGGGARNACLLNAAAGIVVGGKTADFGEAVELAKKSLDSGAARAKLDVLVKFSRQ; encoded by the coding sequence ATGAACGCCGAATGCACACTCCGCGCCCTGCGCAAAATAGCCAACACCCGCGCGAACCTCTCCGCCGACGAGAGCCGCGCCGTGTTCGACGAAATCATGGGCGGCGAGGTTGACGACCGCACGCTTGCGGCGTTCCTTACCGCGCTCAAAATGAAGGGTGAAACCGTAGACGAAATCGTGGGGGCGGCGTCCGCCATGCGCAAGAGGGCGGCGTTTGTAAACGCGGGAGCGTACGCGCCGATTGACACCTGCGGCACGGGCGGCGACGGCATGGACACCTTCAACATATCCACGACCTCCGCGTTCATAGTGGCGGGCGCGGGAGTGGGAGTGGCAAAGCACGGCAACAGGGCGGCGACGAGCAAATGCGGCTCCGGCGACGTTCTCGCCGCGCTCGGCTTCAACCTCGACGTCCACCCCGAAGTGATGGAGCACTGCTTGCAGGAAAACGGAATCGCGTTTCTTTTCGCGCCAAAAATGCACCCCGCAATGCGCTACGCCGCGCCCGTCCGCAAGGCTCTGGGCTTCCGCACGGCGTTCAATCTGCTCGGGCCGCTGGTGAATCCGGCGGGGGCGACGGGGCAGGTCGTGGGAGTGTTCGACGCCTCGATGACGGAGTTTGTCGCCGAGTGCCTCAAAAGGCTCGGCGGACGCCGCGCGTTCGTAATCCACGGCGACGACGGCTTGGACGAAATTTCGCCGTGCGCTCCCACAAAAGTCAGCGAGCTTAAAAACGGCTTCGTCAAGACCTACGAATTCAACCCTCTGAAATACATTCCGAACCTCGCCGACATGTCGGAGCTGCGCGGGGGCGACCCCGCCGAAAACGCGGAAATCACGCGCGGCATTCTCGACGGGAAAATCGGCGGCGGCGCAAGGAACGCGTGCCTGCTCAACGCCGCGGCGGGAATCGTCGTCGGCGGAAAAACCGCCGACTTCGGCGAGGCCGTGGAGCTTGCAAAAAAATCTCTGGATTCTGGCGCGGCCCGCGCAAAGCTCGACGTCCTCGTAAAATTTTCAAGACAATGA
- a CDS encoding acyltransferase translates to MLKYILAILVVFIHIPAETRNDPVYNGFVANITRTAVPFFFAISGFFAANKQYGTLLKSRFFSLVATMVIWDIVCFALIFPLTCQKPELSKTAFYIRWILGFSTTPTDMPLWYLRNLFVMVAISPVISLLAVRFRNALKCLILLGIPAFVFADTAAMTLHVSPCYYNMAVQSAVFFSAGMYAALNEVRIETEGKFLRAATACFCITCAGYFLAENETIKSAFSQTSALLFAVPAFRLAKSIGRKMPAGRAKYLAKLSLFIFVSHYIFACAYSKWIEPHCAGFEGSAVSVAYIACVIALLSYAYGFIPDKCKRILRI, encoded by the coding sequence GTGCTAAAATACATATTGGCGATTCTTGTCGTGTTCATACACATACCCGCCGAGACGCGCAACGACCCCGTTTATAACGGTTTTGTCGCAAACATCACGCGGACAGCCGTCCCGTTTTTCTTTGCCATATCGGGTTTTTTCGCCGCGAACAAGCAATACGGAACTCTGCTAAAAAGCAGGTTTTTTTCGCTCGTTGCGACAATGGTGATATGGGATATCGTATGCTTCGCGCTGATATTCCCGCTGACATGCCAAAAACCCGAACTGTCGAAAACAGCCTTTTATATAAGGTGGATTTTGGGCTTTTCGACAACTCCGACAGACATGCCGCTGTGGTATCTCAGAAACCTCTTCGTTATGGTTGCAATCAGCCCGGTGATATCGCTCCTTGCCGTGCGCTTCCGAAACGCCCTAAAATGCCTAATCCTCCTCGGAATCCCAGCGTTTGTATTCGCCGACACCGCCGCAATGACGCTTCATGTCTCCCCGTGCTACTACAATATGGCGGTGCAGTCGGCGGTGTTTTTCTCGGCGGGAATGTACGCCGCGCTAAATGAAGTTCGAATTGAAACCGAAGGAAAGTTTTTGCGCGCGGCAACGGCGTGTTTCTGCATAACATGCGCAGGGTATTTCCTCGCGGAAAACGAAACAATCAAAAGCGCATTCTCTCAAACCTCGGCTTTGCTCTTCGCCGTCCCCGCATTCCGGCTCGCTAAATCAATCGGGCGAAAGATGCCGGCTGGACGCGCAAAATATCTGGCAAAACTTTCGTTGTTCATATTTGTTTCGCACTATATTTTCGCATGCGCATACTCGAAGTGGATAGAGCCGCACTGCGCGGGATTCGAGGGAAGCGCGGTATCGGTTGCGTACATTGCGTGCGTGATTGCCCTATTATCCTATGCCTACGGCTTCATTCCCGACAAGTGCAAACGCATTTTGCGGATATAG
- a CDS encoding DUF2752 domain-containing protein has translation MRILEFALLGIVAAAAVAAYFFDPSSDPFFPPCPTNLITHLHCPGCGTLRALHALTHGDFRAAFSQNALAMVLLPIAVVGTVAPPVLRIPHLAQAVFYSTIIFTILRNTETFSFLAPY, from the coding sequence GTGAGGATTTTGGAATTTGCGCTTTTGGGAATCGTCGCCGCCGCGGCGGTAGCCGCGTACTTTTTCGACCCGTCGAGCGACCCGTTTTTCCCGCCCTGCCCCACGAACCTTATTACGCACCTGCACTGCCCCGGCTGCGGCACGCTCCGCGCCCTGCACGCACTCACGCACGGCGATTTCCGCGCGGCGTTTTCGCAAAACGCGCTTGCGATGGTTTTACTGCCGATTGCCGTTGTTGGGACTGTCGCGCCGCCTGTGTTGCGGATTCCCCATTTGGCGCAGGCGGTGTTCTATTCGACAATCATATTCACGATTCTGCGGAACACGGAGACGTTCTCGTTCCTCGCGCCGTACTGA